The genomic segment CCGTATTGAAAGGCGTCGCCCAGCTTGCTCAGATGTTGAATCCCGTCATAAAACGGCACAACGGCGGCAATCTCCTGACGAATTGCCCAGCCGGTTTCACAACCCAGTAGATGCGCCTGCTGCGGATAGACGGCCGTCGCCAGTTGACGCAGGATTTTCCATTCAGCGCGCGCTTGTCCCACCTGACGCGGCAATTGCGGACCGAAGATAACCCGGCGCTCGGTGATCGTTTGTGTGCCGCCGTCGTCTTGCTCATAGCGCGTCTTGGCCGGCAGCAAGATCACCGCTTCTTTGGGTTCGATCAGCATTTGATCGGTGAGGATGATGTCTTGATGAACGCGCAGCGGCACATTGGCCATCGCGCGAGCCACGTACTCAGGCTCTGGCAGCGTGCGGAGGAAATTCCCACCGATGCAATAGAGCAGGTCGAGCTCGCCGCGCGCTGCCGCTTCAACCATTTCCGGCGCAGATAACCCGATCCAGTCGGGCACGTCGAACTGATACTGAGCGGCCAAGCGTCGCGCGTTCTCAGCATTGATTGGTTGACCGCCCGGGAAGGCTGTGGCATAGGCGCCCATCTCGGCGCCGCCTTGCACGCCTGAATGACCGCGAATCGGCATCAAGCCGCACCGGTCGCGCCCCACATAGCCTTTCATCAAGGCGAGGTTGATAATCATCTGCACCGTCTGGCCACCATAGGCATGCTGCGTGATGCCCATGCTCCAGACCATGACAGCGGTTTGGGCATCGCGAATGAGGCAGGCAAATTCTTCCATGCTTTGACGCGACAAACCCGACTGCTGCTCCAGCACCGGCCACGCCTGTTGTTGCACGCTCGCTTTGAAATGCTCAAATCCAGTTGTGTGACCCTCGATGAACGAAGCGTCGTACCAACCATTCTCGATCAGAATTTTGCAGACGCCGGTCAGGAAAGCTGTGTCGCCGCCTTGTGAAACGCCAAACCAGTAGTCGGCCACGTTGGTGCCGAATAATGCGCTGCTGACGCTTGAAGGAACCCAATATCGCTGCATGCCCGGCTCGCAATACGGGTTAACCATGACGACTTTGGTGCCAAGCTTTTTGGCTTCGTCAATATATTTCATGGTGACCGGCTGATCATTGGCCGGATTGGAGCCGAAAAAGATCAGCAGGTCAGTGCCCCACCAATCGCGGTAGCTACAGGTCGTCGCGGCAACACCAAGCGATTGCTTCATCGCGCCCGTCGAAGGCGAGTGACACAGCCGGGCAGCATTATCAATGTTGTTCGTCCCAAAAAAACGAGCGACCTTCTGCGCTACGTAGTAGGTTTCATTTGTGAGGCCACGTGAGGTGAGGTAAAAAGCAATTCGTCGCGGATCA from the Blastocatellia bacterium genome contains:
- a CDS encoding FdhF/YdeP family oxidoreductase — encoded protein: MSHRIERGWKDTLKRLVPFGLGQSKPNHYRDMARVAWQNRDNLSYAWKVLSQGVCDGCALGVAGFRDWTIDGVHLCLTRLNLLRLNTMAELDVRQLADVSTLATWSNAHLRELGRLPVPMVREKGEPGFHVITWDEAYQRIAHYIRGNDPRRIAFYLTSRGLTNETYYVAQKVARFFGTNNIDNAARLCHSPSTGAMKQSLGVAATTCSYRDWWGTDLLIFFGSNPANDQPVTMKYIDEAKKLGTKVVMVNPYCEPGMQRYWVPSSVSSALFGTNVADYWFGVSQGGDTAFLTGVCKILIENGWYDASFIEGHTTGFEHFKASVQQQAWPVLEQQSGLSRQSMEEFACLIRDAQTAVMVWSMGITQHAYGGQTVQMIINLALMKGYVGRDRCGLMPIRGHSGVQGGAEMGAYATAFPGGQPINAENARRLAAQYQFDVPDWIGLSAPEMVEAAARGELDLLYCIGGNFLRTLPEPEYVARAMANVPLRVHQDIILTDQMLIEPKEAVILLPAKTRYEQDDGGTQTITERRVIFGPQLPRQVGQARAEWKILRQLATAVYPQQAHLLGCETGWAIRQEIAAVVPFYDGIQHLSKLGDAFQYGGPHLCADWQFPTPDGKAHFQVVPLPNDAPQPGVFRLSTRRGRQFNTLIYAETDPLTGAPRDAILMNPDDAAALHLRHEDRITLVNHVGRFEGRVFLAPMARGNLQVHWPEGNVLIPRGVTDAVGGVPDYNALVTIELMR